From the Maioricimonas rarisocia genome, one window contains:
- a CDS encoding inverse autotransporter beta domain-containing protein — translation MTPSTTRNYSRAGFRRFWLLTFALAAASLAAGRQSSFAQEPNFRTGGGAESAQLMSLGDLTGSVAGGGNDIGVGGFGIMARGGHVTGPTVGREDSITHMELAPYVFGDQTMLFGDLRVYRTNPGEIGGSAGLGLRHYFPNRDFVLGLASFYDVDESRGQRFEQVSMALEFFSQWLDVRANWYVPVGTKEQVLGTDFLSGSERFLGNNIVFNTTTTTAAATDGVDMLFTTPLPWEWAQPHDLEVSAGWYHFQSRGLDLDQIWGWRLRMDGEALNKLLHMYVEVTGDRIFENNVIFGADVNYYHDQQPRPRIGHSQFNRMTEWVRRNYTVVTIDDTVINPPEVAINPDTGLAYIVEHVNNASPAPIPPGDGTFENPFEMLDQAFAGAKDEDIIFVWANSVFDNVPVMMRDDDVLLGEGVTHTIPVAGSRVPTIPLPMANPGASRADRPVLQNIVGAPAVTFANENRFGGFVINNTNGSALLFQNVNGGPAGDPTRIQDVTINGTTGVGSHGVQFTQAGGALTGNFLFDGIEINNTSGDAFHIDGGAANITMLIQDAGIPANTINNSTGFSLNIQDNSGVVTLGQLAIQDDGGDGILIQNSAAEITIGANAVGETALLQNTPGTPIQILDVTGSVTFLGPVTIEDPGGIGIDVRRLGPLGPMFAGRVDFLGPVDITGRSNIGINVDDVDGEVAFSDDVSITAPAAGSVGAAINYQNSAGDLVFNAGTATNPAIVTLNGGNAEGINIAGSFATTNTGEFRAESQVNIVSMGGTSVSVIENSGPVEFNGVGIAFRGDHGVDLQRNLGVVRFNNLTNISNELAVGVAGINIQENVGNTIFGIATVTEALGPEPAINVEDNIGAVDFNEAGGTSTSTTFFFGDNNGTLTVGSGEIMATLGRGVTLTNNANDPSEVMLVSFEEVSAGQADYGIFLQNNGSDETVASFSVTGDSATVGSGGTIQLMSDAGTFAEDTGNVSLAYQIYSQNFIGIDANDSLPLDAWDEDSLTVDNSQITLSSQWGVRARNIDEVTITDNDFSTNGFATINVGGENRNFQHVLISMTRPRLEDPVLNTTTNNDSIDYEVEIARNTFLDTGVLTDADMVLINGTTSLNAGLSLVVEDNGVPGGSVFGFSMNRQTNVLPTVAALNVAWNGPLTARIQNNSFIWSNAADNLIGIDVSNLSTSETSDVLIDANEIVSGFGDNNTAIRTIFFSETDLTISNHFLLDVDGNRLASITMRGDQNVGLDMRLNGTDFKSVVINDNNLDFTADDGTAMLFDRLDGPALISVNNNVMQMTNNFVLSLPGERGIVFNTVTNIGGISLSGTGNIFTVFPVSDVFSAPFFPVGLFTDANGGIEINGTVFR, via the coding sequence ATGACTCCAAGCACGACGCGCAACTACTCACGGGCCGGCTTCCGCCGATTCTGGCTGCTGACGTTCGCCCTCGCGGCCGCGTCCCTGGCCGCCGGCAGGCAATCCTCCTTCGCCCAGGAGCCGAACTTCCGGACCGGCGGTGGAGCCGAGTCCGCCCAGCTCATGAGCCTGGGAGATCTGACCGGCTCGGTGGCCGGAGGAGGGAACGACATCGGGGTCGGCGGCTTCGGAATCATGGCCCGTGGCGGTCATGTCACCGGACCAACCGTCGGTCGCGAAGACTCGATCACCCACATGGAACTCGCCCCCTATGTGTTCGGGGACCAGACCATGCTCTTCGGTGACCTGCGAGTCTACCGCACGAACCCGGGTGAGATCGGCGGATCGGCCGGTCTCGGTCTGCGGCACTACTTCCCGAACCGCGACTTTGTTCTGGGCCTCGCGTCCTTCTATGACGTCGACGAGTCCCGCGGACAGCGGTTCGAGCAGGTCAGTATGGCCCTCGAATTCTTCAGCCAGTGGCTCGATGTGCGAGCCAACTGGTATGTGCCTGTCGGAACGAAAGAGCAGGTTCTCGGCACCGACTTCCTGTCCGGCAGCGAGCGGTTCCTGGGGAACAACATCGTCTTCAATACGACGACGACAACGGCGGCCGCGACGGACGGCGTCGACATGCTGTTCACCACGCCCCTTCCCTGGGAATGGGCCCAGCCGCACGATCTGGAAGTCTCGGCAGGCTGGTACCACTTCCAGTCGCGCGGTCTCGACCTGGACCAGATCTGGGGCTGGCGACTGCGGATGGATGGCGAAGCACTCAACAAGCTGCTTCACATGTACGTCGAAGTCACCGGCGACCGCATCTTCGAGAACAACGTCATCTTCGGTGCCGACGTCAACTACTACCACGATCAGCAGCCGCGTCCCCGCATCGGTCACAGCCAGTTCAATCGCATGACCGAATGGGTCCGCCGCAACTACACCGTCGTGACGATCGACGACACCGTGATCAATCCGCCGGAAGTTGCCATCAATCCCGACACCGGTCTGGCGTATATCGTCGAGCACGTCAACAACGCATCGCCGGCTCCGATTCCGCCGGGCGACGGCACCTTCGAGAATCCCTTCGAGATGCTCGACCAGGCCTTCGCCGGTGCCAAGGACGAAGACATTATCTTCGTCTGGGCCAACAGCGTCTTCGACAACGTCCCCGTCATGATGCGGGACGACGACGTCCTTCTCGGCGAGGGAGTGACGCACACGATTCCGGTGGCCGGTTCGCGCGTGCCGACGATCCCGCTCCCGATGGCCAATCCGGGCGCTTCGCGTGCCGACCGGCCCGTGTTGCAGAACATCGTCGGAGCACCCGCAGTCACCTTCGCCAACGAGAACCGCTTTGGCGGCTTTGTCATCAACAACACGAACGGCAGCGCTCTGCTGTTCCAGAACGTCAATGGCGGGCCTGCCGGCGATCCCACGCGGATCCAGGACGTGACGATCAACGGCACGACCGGGGTCGGTTCACATGGTGTCCAATTCACTCAGGCGGGCGGCGCCCTGACCGGCAATTTCCTGTTTGACGGCATCGAGATCAACAATACCTCCGGCGATGCGTTTCACATCGACGGCGGTGCGGCCAACATCACGATGCTGATCCAGGATGCCGGCATTCCCGCCAACACGATCAATAATTCCACCGGCTTCTCGCTGAACATCCAGGATAACTCCGGCGTGGTCACCCTCGGCCAGTTGGCAATCCAGGACGACGGCGGCGACGGCATTCTGATCCAGAACTCGGCGGCCGAGATCACGATCGGAGCCAACGCCGTGGGAGAGACGGCCCTGCTGCAGAACACGCCTGGCACCCCGATCCAGATTCTGGATGTGACCGGTAGCGTGACCTTCCTCGGTCCGGTCACGATTGAGGATCCGGGTGGAATCGGTATCGACGTGCGGCGACTGGGGCCGCTGGGACCGATGTTCGCCGGCCGCGTCGACTTCCTTGGCCCGGTCGACATTACCGGTCGCAGCAACATCGGTATCAATGTGGATGATGTGGACGGCGAGGTCGCCTTCAGCGACGACGTCTCGATCACCGCTCCGGCTGCCGGTTCCGTCGGTGCCGCCATCAACTATCAGAATTCCGCGGGAGACCTGGTCTTCAACGCCGGGACGGCCACCAATCCCGCGATCGTGACACTCAACGGCGGCAATGCGGAAGGCATTAACATCGCCGGCAGTTTTGCGACCACCAACACCGGTGAGTTCCGGGCCGAATCCCAGGTCAACATCGTAAGTATGGGCGGTACGAGTGTCTCGGTCATCGAGAACTCGGGCCCGGTCGAATTCAACGGTGTCGGAATCGCCTTCCGCGGTGACCATGGTGTCGACCTGCAGCGCAATCTCGGTGTGGTCCGGTTCAATAACCTGACGAACATCAGCAACGAACTGGCCGTCGGCGTGGCCGGCATCAACATTCAGGAGAATGTCGGCAACACCATCTTCGGGATCGCCACAGTCACCGAAGCCCTGGGGCCCGAACCGGCGATCAACGTCGAGGACAACATCGGTGCAGTGGACTTCAACGAGGCCGGCGGCACGAGTACCAGCACCACGTTCTTCTTTGGAGACAACAACGGCACGCTGACGGTAGGGAGCGGCGAGATCATGGCCACATTGGGCCGTGGTGTCACTCTCACTAACAACGCGAACGATCCCAGCGAGGTGATGCTCGTCTCCTTCGAAGAAGTCAGTGCCGGTCAGGCCGACTACGGCATTTTCCTGCAGAACAACGGGTCGGACGAGACCGTCGCCTCATTCTCCGTTACGGGTGACAGTGCAACCGTTGGTTCCGGTGGTACCATCCAGTTGATGAGCGACGCGGGTACCTTTGCCGAAGACACCGGAAATGTCTCGCTGGCCTACCAGATCTACAGCCAGAACTTTATCGGCATCGATGCCAACGACTCCCTTCCGCTGGACGCCTGGGACGAGGACTCACTGACCGTCGACAACAGCCAGATCACCCTCTCGTCGCAGTGGGGCGTGCGGGCTCGAAACATCGACGAAGTGACGATCACCGACAATGACTTCTCGACCAACGGTTTCGCAACGATCAACGTCGGTGGAGAAAACCGGAACTTCCAGCATGTGCTGATCAGCATGACCCGGCCTCGGCTGGAAGACCCCGTGCTGAATACGACCACAAACAACGACTCCATCGACTACGAAGTCGAAATCGCCCGGAACACGTTCCTCGATACCGGGGTGCTCACGGACGCCGATATGGTCCTGATCAACGGGACGACATCACTCAATGCCGGCCTCTCGCTGGTGGTCGAGGACAATGGCGTCCCCGGAGGATCGGTGTTCGGCTTCAGCATGAACCGTCAGACCAACGTCCTTCCCACCGTCGCAGCGCTCAACGTCGCGTGGAACGGGCCTCTGACCGCCCGAATCCAGAACAACAGCTTTATCTGGTCGAATGCGGCAGACAACCTGATCGGTATCGATGTCTCGAACCTCTCGACGTCGGAAACCTCTGACGTGCTGATCGACGCCAACGAGATCGTCAGCGGCTTCGGTGACAACAACACCGCCATTCGGACCATCTTCTTCTCCGAAACCGATCTGACGATCAGCAATCACTTTCTGCTCGATGTCGACGGTAACCGCCTGGCATCGATCACGATGCGGGGCGACCAGAATGTCGGCCTGGACATGCGGTTGAACGGGACCGACTTCAAGTCGGTGGTCATCAACGACAACAACCTCGACTTCACCGCCGACGACGGTACCGCCATGCTGTTTGACCGACTGGACGGACCGGCCCTTATCTCCGTCAACAACAACGTGATGCAGATGACGAACAACTTCGTTCTCAGCCTGCCTGGCGAACGGGGCATCGTGTTCAACACGGTCACCAACATCGGCGGCATCTCGCTCTCGGGTACCGGCAACATCTTCACCGTCTTCCCGGTCTCGGATGTCTTCTCGGCACCGTTCTTCCCGGTCGGCCTGTTCACCGACGCCAACGGTGGTATCGAGATCAACGGCACCGTGTTCCGCTGA
- a CDS encoding sulfatase family protein, giving the protein MRSRSVLSVAVWGCLLVLCAVGQTHAADRPPNVVIIFADDLGYGDLECYGHPEFRTPALNRMAAEGVRLTQCYVPTPYCAPSRGTILTGRYPWRHGVWRNPTPDAGINDVGLPASELTIAELLREEGYATSCIGKWHLGHRPEFYPTRQGFDEYFGILYSNDMRPVELIENGRQVEYPVVQATLTQRYTTRAIDFIRRNRERPFFLYLPHAMPHKPLAASEEFYKQTGTGLYGDVIAELDWSVGQVLSELKTQGLDEQTLVIFTSDNGPWFGGSTGGLRGMKAVTWEGGLRVPAIIRWPGRIPEDVVLDQPCGTIDVLPTVLAAVGLPLPDDRTIDGRSLLPLLEQGDEQSERALFGMRGNQLACVRKGRYKLHVNTPKRTRYMEDASEWIDPRGPDGTTILAPAEQYRPDQYPGLLTGDAPVDMMLFDLEADPGEQHDIAGRFPEVVAELKAEYDAMLEQFPPDIRQPRRK; this is encoded by the coding sequence ATGCGCAGCCGAAGCGTTCTCAGTGTGGCCGTGTGGGGATGTCTGCTCGTCCTGTGTGCCGTCGGGCAGACGCACGCAGCCGACCGTCCACCGAATGTCGTGATCATCTTTGCGGATGACCTCGGCTACGGGGATCTCGAGTGCTACGGACATCCCGAGTTCCGGACGCCTGCTCTCAACAGAATGGCGGCCGAAGGAGTGCGGCTGACGCAGTGTTATGTTCCCACGCCGTATTGCGCCCCCTCCCGCGGAACGATCCTCACCGGGCGATACCCCTGGCGACACGGCGTGTGGCGGAATCCCACGCCCGATGCGGGTATCAACGACGTCGGTCTTCCCGCATCAGAGCTGACGATCGCCGAACTGCTGCGGGAGGAGGGCTACGCCACCTCCTGTATCGGGAAATGGCATCTGGGACATCGGCCGGAGTTCTATCCGACACGGCAAGGCTTCGACGAATACTTCGGCATCCTGTACTCCAACGACATGCGGCCCGTCGAACTGATCGAGAACGGCCGGCAGGTCGAGTACCCGGTTGTGCAGGCGACGCTCACGCAGCGCTACACCACACGGGCAATCGATTTCATTCGCAGGAACCGGGAGCGGCCGTTTTTCCTGTATCTGCCCCACGCGATGCCGCACAAACCGCTGGCCGCGTCCGAAGAGTTCTACAAGCAGACGGGAACCGGCCTGTACGGCGACGTGATCGCCGAGCTGGACTGGAGCGTCGGCCAGGTACTGTCGGAACTGAAAACGCAGGGGCTGGACGAGCAGACGCTCGTGATCTTTACCTCCGACAACGGTCCGTGGTTCGGTGGCAGCACCGGCGGGCTCCGCGGCATGAAGGCGGTGACCTGGGAAGGGGGGCTGCGCGTGCCGGCAATCATCCGCTGGCCGGGCCGGATTCCTGAAGACGTCGTCCTCGACCAGCCCTGCGGCACCATCGACGTCTTGCCGACGGTCCTCGCAGCAGTGGGACTTCCCCTGCCCGACGACCGGACGATCGATGGCCGAAGTCTCCTGCCGTTGCTGGAACAAGGTGACGAGCAGTCCGAACGGGCATTGTTCGGCATGCGGGGCAATCAGCTCGCCTGTGTCCGCAAGGGCCGCTACAAGCTGCACGTAAACACGCCGAAGCGGACCCGTTACATGGAAGACGCCTCGGAGTGGATCGATCCGCGGGGACCGGATGGCACGACGATTCTGGCTCCGGCCGAGCAGTATCGCCCCGATCAGTATCCTGGCCTGCTGACGGGGGATGCACCGGTCGACATGATGCTCTTCGATCTCGAAGCCGATCCCGGCGAGCAACACGACATCGCCGGCAGATTTCCGGAAGTTGTGGCTGAGCTGAAGGCGGAGTACGACGCGATGCTCGAGCAGTTCCCGCCCGACATCCGCCAACCCCGCCGGAAGTGA
- a CDS encoding Dabb family protein: MKSWIITTLAFGILAGVLAVQNENQAAPESKKVLRHVVLFKFKEDATKEQIREVEEAFAELPSKIDAIHDYEWGTNNSPEGHDKGFTHCFLVTFRDEAGRSEYLPHPAHQAFVKVLRPILDDVTVVDYWASVD; this comes from the coding sequence ATGAAATCCTGGATAATCACCACCCTCGCATTCGGAATTCTGGCCGGAGTCCTTGCCGTGCAGAACGAAAACCAGGCCGCACCGGAGAGTAAGAAGGTGCTGCGCCACGTCGTGCTGTTCAAGTTCAAGGAGGACGCCACGAAGGAGCAGATTCGGGAAGTGGAAGAGGCGTTCGCGGAACTTCCCTCGAAGATCGACGCGATTCATGACTACGAGTGGGGAACGAACAACAGCCCCGAAGGTCATGACAAAGGTTTCACGCACTGCTTCCTGGTGACGTTCCGTGATGAGGCCGGTCGGTCGGAGTACCTGCCGCATCCGGCCCATCAGGCGTTCGTCAAGGTCCTGCGGCCGATTCTCGACGATGTGACGGTCGTTGACTACTGGGCGTCGGTCGATTGA
- a CDS encoding alpha/beta hydrolase family protein, whose translation MLREFLVLFVCCGCLVTGDARADETEQVAKWLSERIIDPQLPLEEVRNFTVSRVPLLPELASREDWEQHADRMRKDAFEKVIFRGEAARWRELPTQVEFLGEIETDDGYRIRKLRYEAVPGMWIPALLYEPDELAGKVPVILNVNGHDRNGMVADYKQVRCINQVKRGMIALNVEWVGMGQLRSEGFSHYRMNQLDLCGTSGLAPFYLSLSRGIDVLLQHENADPQRVAVTGLSGGGCQTILISAFDERVTLANPVAGYSSFVTRGQYLSDLGDSEQTPSDLASVTDYALMTAMRAPRPTLLTYNDRDQCCFAAGHALPPLLAAARPTFGLYGASENLTAHVNHVPGSHNYLQDNREAFYRMVGRHFFAGQPFDWREIDVTEELRTGDELHVPLPQTIADFHSIAVELARDLPRTMTAASEAELSDENRAALRKRLGEVIRSRSPEVREIQELTASSHELNGEPVEVSQWRIHIGDEWTVPATVLTPAESDGTTIVLCDEGRAAVAGPVAQLLRERRTVVAVDPFYFGESTIPSRDFLYALLVACVGERPLGIQTDQIIAIAQWLEQNSTSAPVEVLAVGRRTGLIASTAAALEPKAIGNTELYDPLESLSQVIEENLPVTAAPELFCFGLLQEFDVPLLTRMVAPRAVETHHSEADPEPAEAQ comes from the coding sequence ATGCTGCGAGAGTTCCTCGTCCTGTTTGTCTGCTGCGGATGTCTTGTGACCGGAGACGCTCGCGCCGACGAGACAGAACAGGTTGCCAAGTGGCTGTCCGAGCGGATCATCGATCCCCAGTTGCCACTCGAAGAAGTCCGCAATTTTACCGTCAGCCGCGTTCCCCTCCTGCCGGAACTTGCGTCCCGGGAGGACTGGGAACAGCACGCCGACCGAATGCGAAAGGACGCCTTCGAGAAGGTCATCTTTCGCGGTGAGGCGGCCCGCTGGCGGGAGCTTCCCACGCAGGTCGAGTTTCTGGGCGAGATCGAAACCGACGACGGCTACCGCATCCGGAAACTGCGGTACGAGGCCGTCCCCGGCATGTGGATTCCCGCCCTGCTCTACGAGCCGGACGAACTGGCCGGGAAGGTGCCCGTCATCCTCAATGTCAACGGCCATGACCGCAACGGAATGGTGGCCGATTACAAGCAGGTCCGCTGCATCAACCAGGTCAAACGGGGGATGATTGCCCTGAATGTCGAATGGGTCGGCATGGGGCAACTGCGCAGCGAAGGATTCTCGCACTACCGCATGAACCAGTTGGATCTATGCGGCACCAGCGGACTGGCGCCATTTTATCTGTCGCTCAGCCGCGGCATCGATGTGCTCCTGCAGCACGAGAACGCGGACCCGCAGCGCGTCGCCGTCACCGGGCTGTCAGGCGGCGGGTGCCAGACAATTCTGATCAGCGCATTCGACGAGCGGGTGACGCTGGCAAATCCGGTTGCCGGCTACTCCAGCTTCGTAACCCGGGGGCAGTACCTGTCCGACCTGGGGGATTCGGAGCAGACGCCCAGCGACCTGGCGAGCGTGACCGACTACGCATTGATGACCGCCATGCGGGCCCCGCGACCGACGCTGCTGACATACAACGATCGAGACCAGTGCTGTTTCGCGGCCGGACACGCATTGCCACCCTTGCTCGCCGCGGCACGACCGACATTCGGGCTGTACGGAGCGTCGGAGAATCTGACCGCTCATGTCAATCACGTTCCCGGTTCTCACAACTACCTGCAGGACAACCGCGAAGCGTTCTACCGCATGGTTGGGCGCCACTTCTTTGCCGGCCAGCCGTTCGACTGGCGGGAGATCGACGTGACGGAGGAGCTTCGCACGGGAGACGAGCTGCACGTCCCGCTTCCCCAGACCATTGCCGACTTTCACAGTATTGCGGTCGAACTGGCTCGGGATCTGCCCCGCACGATGACGGCGGCTTCCGAGGCGGAACTCTCTGACGAGAACCGGGCTGCGTTGCGAAAACGACTGGGGGAAGTCATTCGCAGTCGTTCGCCCGAGGTGCGCGAGATTCAGGAACTCACCGCAAGCTCACACGAGCTTAACGGAGAGCCGGTCGAGGTCTCGCAATGGCGCATCCACATCGGCGACGAGTGGACCGTCCCCGCGACCGTACTGACGCCCGCCGAGTCGGACGGCACGACAATCGTTCTGTGTGACGAGGGGCGGGCTGCTGTGGCGGGGCCCGTTGCCCAACTGCTGAGAGAGCGACGAACGGTCGTCGCAGTCGACCCGTTCTATTTCGGCGAGTCGACGATTCCCTCCCGGGACTTTCTCTACGCCCTGCTGGTCGCCTGTGTCGGCGAACGCCCGCTGGGAATTCAGACCGATCAAATCATCGCGATTGCACAATGGCTCGAGCAGAATTCCACCTCCGCTCCCGTCGAAGTGCTTGCCGTCGGCCGGCGGACTGGCCTGATCGCGTCGACGGCCGCGGCCCTCGAACCGAAGGCGATTGGCAACACCGAGTTGTACGACCCGCTGGAAAGTCTTTCGCAGGTGATCGAGGAGAATCTGCCGGTCACGGCGGCACCGGAACTGTTCTGTTTCGGACTGCTGCAGGAATTCGACGTGCCGCTCCTCACCCGGATGGTTGCCCCACGGGCCGTCGAGACGCACCACAGCGAGGCCGACCCCGAACCGGCCGAGGCGCAGTGA
- a CDS encoding 6-pyruvoyl trahydropterin synthase family protein produces MFRVVQEISFCYGHRLLNYTGKCQHLHGHNARALVTLEAESLDDRGMVIDFGDIKRSLQTWIDEQIDHRMLLCRDDPALPVLKDLGEPVFEMDSNPTAENIARLIFEEAERRGLPVVEVVLWETPRSSATYRRRP; encoded by the coding sequence ATGTTTCGCGTCGTCCAGGAGATCAGTTTCTGCTACGGGCATCGCCTGCTCAACTACACGGGCAAGTGCCAGCATCTGCACGGCCACAACGCCCGGGCTCTGGTGACGCTCGAAGCCGAGTCGCTCGACGATCGCGGCATGGTGATCGATTTCGGCGACATCAAACGCAGCCTGCAGACGTGGATCGACGAGCAGATCGATCACCGCATGCTGCTGTGCCGCGATGATCCCGCGCTTCCCGTTCTGAAGGATCTGGGAGAGCCGGTGTTCGAGATGGACTCGAACCCGACCGCCGAGAACATCGCCCGGTTGATCTTCGAAGAGGCGGAACGGCGCGGACTCCCTGTCGTTGAAGTGGTGCTGTGGGAGACCCCCCGGTCGAGCGCGACCTACCGGAGACGCCCATGA